One Antedon mediterranea chromosome 1, ecAntMedi1.1, whole genome shotgun sequence genomic window, AATGTTAGTAGAACTAGTATATTAGAATGTAGTATATATTCGATGATttagttatattcattttttttaaatactcttAAATGCACATgtacattttctttaaataaacattttcctGGATAGCACAACACGTTTAATTATAGGGCCTTGGAAAATTATAGTTAACAGAAAATCCTGTTAAAAtgtatgttattttgtatttctttttccaGACTAGGCACGTTTGTTTTTGTGAAGTTAGGCCACTCTTATTTTCGTACAGTACAGGTGGCCGAATCTTTTTTTCTGATCTATAAATATGATCATGGAGgatataatatgtttttatttttatttattaaaaggaACACAGAAAATATTTTGATGTCTATAGGTATTCAAAATATCTAGATATATTACCTGTTGAAAGCGTTTTTGATTCATCATCATCAGAGGATACATTGGTAGGAGAAGGAGATGACGAAATGGAAACAgtatttttcgtattttggAATTGGTCTGATCGATGGTGCCTTATGAATGAGCAAaagtaaaaaatttaaaacaaaagtcTTGTCAATATTTTACTACAGTTTTAATCAACCTACAATGACCGTCTATAAGATAATAATCTATGCAAGTTTGATCACTTATAAATAGTTATACATACCATTTATATACTCCTAAAACAACGAAAATAAAGATAACTGCGAAAGAGCAAACTCCAATAACTATGAATACAGTGTAGGAGTGTTTGTCATCATCCGGAGTGCTTTCTTCATCCTTCTCAGAATAAAGAGAAACATCTGTGATTTCCATCTCAATAGCAGTTTCAATACTCCCTTTTTCTTGTTCAATCGATGATTTCACAACTTTAGACGGAATGTATTttacagtaataaaataaaagttgtaaaaaacaaataagaaaTAGATATAAGCAAAACAAATAAGCAAAGAGCGACATTTGAAAAGCTTATGGGTTGGGATCTGAGTACATTCTGCTGATCtgaaaatatttaatgaaaaaaatgtgtacacatttctaataagaaaaaaagaaaaccaaAATACGTCCTGTATCCTGTCAGTCTGGCAGTCCCATAATCCCACGACCTAAACACCCCGCATCCAATTTAGAGGTTTGCAATCACATAATTCTTAGCTTACCATTGGAATCAACATTGTTGCTGGCAAAATGTGTGACCAGCTCTTGTTGATTAGTATCCCTTTTACGTCTATCAATATTGCTCTGAGAACAAGTTTCAAAGTAGTCTTTGTATTGAACTGATAGAACAATGTTAATCTGGTTATCGCCGGTGTCTTCGATCAGTCTTACGTTATTTGATGTTGTAATATTTCCATTCAGCGCATCGTTTCTAGTAAAgcaatatcaataattatttgttttatgatataatataagTGTTTCTTGTCTTTTATCGTATTTTACAGctaaactaaatatttcaatccttgaaaatatattttatgattgTCCTTGTACTATATAGGGCtacatttaaattaacagatTTAAAGGATTGTTAATAACACAAGGCAGACTTTATGTAGTAGCAGTACAtcatgttgatataaagtttgcggtacaccacgtatattcgttctgaaaaaaactgttgagtttctccacgtttcgatcaatatgcaaACAATATAGCAGTTGATCACTTTTAATAAAGTCAAAGAATTTAGCTAAAACATTAGGCCAACATTTTGAAAGTTAGTTTATGGTGAGGAATTGGTGTTGAAGAGAGAgtataacaatattaatgtttatcaatatacttaatgtatgtaatatatatttatttgtatataatattgtaactCACTTGGTGACATCTGTCCATACACAGCAAAGAGCGGCATTTAAAAAGCAGTATGCGTTAACAGCCTTTGAAACGCTTGATCGAAATATTTCTTTTGCACCAATCCACTATAAAGattgtaacattattttcaaaattagaAGACTCAATAATAGTTTGGTAACACAtgcattatttatatataaacatatatatcaaATACTAATAATGTGTTCGTTATTATCCTATAATATAGACTACCTGTTGTATTACTTTATATTAATCGTTATCACAATCGCGTTGTTTACCTTTTTTCGTTGACCTTTTAGTACCAAGGAAACGGCGTCTTCATGGCTATCGACTGTAAGACAAGGAATGAACACGTTTTTGCTTTTATTTGATGTTAGACTTACTTTAATCTTGATTTCAATTAAGATAAATATTAtcgtatattataatattatgtaaatgaGGTAAATCGCTAAATGCAACTCATCTCTACATGTTTTAGTCACTAGCTCTCTGAAGGTACTGTCTCACTTGTAAAGTTATACTTACTAGAAACAGTCGTTGTTTTAGCTTCTATTTCAGTCACTGAGTCTGTAACTTCTCTAGGCTTATTTGTATCTTGGTATTTCGAATTAATGTCTTCCTGTAGCACTGATATATAGTCAGTAAGTGTGCTTATTTCCTTTTTTGGAACTGTAGTATGACCAGTTACTCCAAGTTTAATGTCACTGTTCGAAGACGCATGTTCAGTTGTAACTTTCTGGTAGTCTGTAGATGTTTGCAAGTTACTGGGTACACTAGTCTTTCGGCGCGTGCTTTCATGTGTAGTGTGGATGTTCACTTTCTCAGACACAGACATATATGAATCAATCTCAGACAATGTGGTCTTAAATGTAAATGCTGATTGATCTACGGTTGTGGTACTGTCAGGAGTGTTTGATTTTGGTAAAGATGATTCACTATATTTATATGTTGAACCTGATGAAGTGTTACCAGCATTGGCTGGATGTTCGGTATCAGTTGCAAGCACGTCTGtaattctggtagtagatgttGAATGTGTCACTTCTTCGGCCGTTGTTACTATAAAATAAAGTACGTTAGCTAAGTAAACATGAATAAAGAAACTGCTGCAAGTAGTAATTCAATTAGTTTAGTGGTATTAATAATAGAAAGCAAGATAATACGTACAAGAGAATTTCAAAGAAGCAAGTAAATGAAAAGTGTCATAATATCAAATGTAGTTATTGGtacagatgtattgtccctatgaataaataattcttaaaaGAATTGTTGTtgattatgccattttaatgtcatataatagttatccactttgaacaaaaatttgattaaaatatgtatttaactggaaaaaaaactataatttaaagcaaaaaaatagtaaattggttggatttaaccatttattttttcattttataagtgaaaactttattaaaactacaaaatagcctattcaaaatctgcaTTTAATTAATCTGCATTTTTCATGTGagaatacatcttttaaaaaatacctTTGCTTTATGTGCTTGATAACTTTCCTGTTAAGAAgtaaatatgttaaattttaattttaaaaaatatatagtaacTTAAATGTGCCGTCAAAAACCTATTATGTAGGCTGATTACTTACCAACCAAATGTTCTGGAATAGCACATTCATATACATCTGATCCATTTACAAAAGAACAAACTTCGCCATTTTCGCATTTACAAACATCAATGACAAAATTTACCGTCGAAGAAAATCTGCAATTGTCTTGCATACTTATATTAAACACCGATTGATGATTAGGCGTTGAAGCTATAGGTATCCAATTGAAATCCCCAGCTTCAGATAGGGTCGCATTCTCTGCTCCAGACATGGTGCTATATATAACTGTACAACCTTCTGGATCCCATATATCAAATGTAAATCTGATTGGTTCTTGGTGGATTGCTGGGTATGGGTTAGACGTGTAAATGATCGGCGCAGCATCATCTACGATATGTTTAAAAGATGTATGTATATCAGTAGTATGATAATGCAACATACGGGGACGTAAGATATAAAGGAAATGTAAAATTGATTTTCACAAACCTTTGCGAGTTGACCAATTTTCCACAGATTCGTCTGGTGAACATTGTTCACAACAATTCTCAGTGTTAACGTCAAGTGCAGAATAACAATGACCATTGATAATGCAGGAGTTAttctgaaatataataattaaagatgtattgtccctttgactaattccaaaaaaataaaaaataatagatttcgaaaaaaggtgggtcattttgaagtatcataataattattaactatcaccaaaaatttttcgaaaaaaaaaaaatttaactgaaatacagacgtttttttgtttaaaaaattactttgacttccagtcaaagttttcaatcaaaacatatcccataatgaaacgcgcctgtttggctactctgtatgcataatcataaaacttcctcatgatctgtgtgaaaataccttcttaaccgtgacaagttgtaaacaatcctaatttagcatatgcataatgcgtactcatggtttgaaatctttgtttactttcgctcgtgacgattttccagatgaaatgtaatcaaactaatttacctgttaattacgtaaacttgttgtttttggctcaaattttcgacttaaagtgaataactttaatattaatttgatatggccactttaaatttagaatattttgaccttcatttttttgtgtttcaagggacaatacatctttaagtttttGAGAATATTAAATctgatttaggcctatttttaataaatattgaaacattGGTTTTTATCGTATTTCAATAAAACGTATTTTGAAAGCAAAGTTGGTGTAAAGTTTTATATTCTAAAATATCTTAGAAGTTAGTTATTTCGAGATACGTTGGGATTACATAATTACAAAACAATTCTTTCAATAAGACATCTTAATGATATCTCTGTTtctattattagattaatacATAGCttttctaaatataaaaaaacaataaacctTTAAGTGGCAGTCTCCTTCTGATGCGTTACATACTTGACAGACAGAATCGTATACAATCAgtattgccatttcttcactTTTCAGTTCACCATCGTTACTAATTGATATCAGATAACCACTCGCTACAACACCTTCTCCTTGTGAATCTGGTTGCACTGCAGGTTCCGGCAATGGGCATTTTACTTCTTGATCAGTTCTGAAGATTCCTGATACTATGGAAGTTTCTTGAAGCAACGTTACTCCAATGTCACTCACCTAAATTGTTGAAATTATATTTACGTtataaacttaaaataatagaatacaTGATTTGTACTATATTTGGCCTAATTCACTAATACGAATAAAAACGACCAATGCGTATTGCTTACTTTATAACTAAACAATACGAAACTTACATTAATGTTTTGGATGTGACAGGTAATATTTCCTCTTTCATCAAAATTGTCTCCATACACTTTAGCCGATCTACATGGTCTGCTACGAACATCACAAAGACCATCGCCAAGAACAGCAAATACTAAGGGTGGTTCAGCGAGTGAGATGGAGCAATCGCTTCCGCCAAAACCTTCGATACATTCACACGTCCCGTTTATACATTCTCCCTTATTGTTACAATCGTTCACACAGAGTTGTCCTAGCAATTCCACTGATGGCGCAAAAGTTCCATTTTCTGACACTTCCCAGTATTGTGGATTTGTTGTTAGTTCTAACTGACATTTATCTTGAAGATCTGTCACTGTTTCTTTAGCAATATATTCATCGTCTGTTACCTAATAAGAACACAAATCAAGGAAGAGTCTAAATAACAGTCGTCAGGGCACCTATTTAGTTTACGCATCTTACGTAAATCCACAGAAAAGCATAGGTCTAAAGAAAAAGCACATCTTAATTTTGGCGTTCTAAATGCACGTTCACTGCGTAACAAGTGTGATGAATTTGTGGACTTAGTTGTTAGCTATAATCTAGATGTAGTGGCGGTGTCTGAAACCTGGTTAAGACCAGACGATGATCTTGTGATTGGAGATTTAACTCCACTAGGATATCACTTTATGCATGTCCCTAGGGTGGACAAAACTGGGGGTGGTGTTGGAATTCTGTCTAAGTCAAGCTTAGTTGTTAACTTGAAAACGGATGTACATACATATGCATCATTTGAGGCTATACATGTGCATATTACGTCTAACTCGAAATCTCTTCGTTTAGTTAACATATATCGACCACCAACCTTGTCTGTTACAGAGTTCCtaaatgattttgaaaaaatgttgtttgaCTTTATTCTCTTTTCGTCTGAAATTGTTTTCTGCGGAGACTTTAATATCCatatggataataaaaaaaatgtggcaGCGGATAGATTTAAAACACTGCTTAGATCGTTTGGTCTCCAGCAGCATATAAATGAACCCACACACTGTAGTGGGCACTGCCTCGACCTTATCATCACTAGAGATGATCTACTGGTCTCGGATGTAAAGATACACCCTGGCCTGTCAGATCAttttgccatattttgcaagtttGATCTTAAACGGCCCACAACACACAAAACTGTAAGAAAAAGTCGCAAcctaaaacaaattgatattgaGAAATTCACAAATGACATTAAAGCCTGTGTGTCTAATATAACCGATGTAAGTGTAATTCTTGAAGACAGTGTAGAAAGCTATTTTGATCTCAGAGCTGTACTTGATTTACATGCGCCAGTTCAGAACAAAACAATTAGGCAAAAAGAAGCTAAACCGTGGTATACCGATGAAATTCGATCTGAAAGGAAAGTACGTCGTCAACTTGAACGTAAATGGATGAAATCAAAGCTTCTTAAGGATAGACAGGAATACTGTGTTCAAAGATGCGTTGTAAATGGACTGATTGAAAAGGCCAAGACGCGGTATTACTCTAGTCTGGTTAGTGACTGCACAGGTGATCAAAAGAAACTTttcaatatagtaaataaacTTTTACATCACTCCAAGTCATTGGTCCTTCCTTCGTCTGTCTCCGATGAAGCTCTTGCTGAAAGATTTTCTgtgttttttgtaaataaaaaaataaaattaaatcaattcgtGATTcactagaaaatgaaaatactgcCGAAGTTATAACTGCTTCtgataaatgtaatatatctTATGGTTTAACTAGGTCTATACGGTTTTCTCAGTTCGAACCTGCAAGTGATgaggaaattttaaaaattgtcaaaaattctCCCTCTAAATCGTGTGCACTTGACCCGGTACCAACTTCACTGATTAAGAAATGTACTTCTGCATTTATTCCATTAATCACACATATTGTTAATAAGTCTCTTGAAAGTGGTTCTTTCCCAGAGTCTCTAAAAGTCACCCATGTTCGACCCACATTGAAAAAAACAGGTCTAGATCCCGAGATTCTGAAAAACTACAGACCTATCTCGAATCTTAGTTTTTTAGGAAAAAATAATTGAGAAGGTTGTTTCTAAACGGATTTTGTCGCATGTACAAAAACATGGCCTACTTGATCCGTATCAATCTGCCTACAAAGCGCATCACAGTACTGAAACGGCATTACTTCGTGTAAATAATGACATCCTACGTGGGATGGATGATGGAAAGCTAACTGCTCTAGTATTATTAGATTTAAGTGCAGCATTTGATACGGTTGATCATTCTGTGTTGCTAAATAGACTCAGTACTTATATTGGTATTGAAGGAAATGCACTTGATTGGTGTCGGTCATATTTGGAAAAACGACCTCAACACGTATGTATTGGTGATGCTATTTCAAAAGCTTCTTTTCTAAACTTTTCGGTACCACAAGGATCTGTTCTTGGGCCGCAAtggtttactatttatttacaccCGATACGGGATATCATAAGTAAATATGATCTGTGCTATCATGTTTATGCTGATGATACTcagatttatatttcttttaaacctaCTATGAAACACAGTGACATTTCTTTGGAATTGCTCCAACATTGTATCTATGAATTGCGTGTCTGgatgaaaaacaactttcttaaattaaatgatgaaaaaacaGAATTTGTTCTCTTTGGATCAAAACAGCAGTTGGAAAAACTGCCACCACGCTTTATTCACATTGGTGAAACCCAAATTGACCCGGCTAGGCAGGTTAGAAATCTTGGGGTTGAAATGGATGTGGGTATGACTATGATTtctcatatctcaaaaactatttctGCGTCGTCTTTTCACTTGCGAAACATTCGAAGGATTCGCAAGTTTATAAATGAGAcagcagctaaacaacttgttcatgcttttgtcaCTTCACGACTAGATATGGGAAGCTCTTTGCTATACGGGCTAccacaaaaacaactccacaggctccaactgattcaaaatacagcggcacaagttgttaaaaaattaccaagatatggacacatatcaaatactttggaaatattgcattggctccctgttaggtaccgcattgtttttaaaatattactctttgtttttaagtctataaatggcatggctcctgagtatatttctgacatgcttaggCTGTATGTTCCCGGACGTAATCTGCGTTCTAGTGACTCGCTGCTTCTACATCAGCCtaagtctcaccactcatgggGTGACAGAGCATTCTCCGTTACTGCTCCTCGTCTGtggaatgctctaccgagctctataagattttgcaaaactgttgatactttttaaaaattattaaaacacatttattcaataaggcatatggaaatcatgaggtttcttaaagttttttagacttagaattgttttgtataccttttcctggccagcattatctttggaatgcctctgtcttggttgttgtctctgaacacccggtcgtctgtggcaaggcaaatgtgtatcctgctcctttgtttggtcacctaggtaggggtccgggaccgcgacagaacgacaacggatggggaccctccaaaaaaattgcattttatttgtcaggaatttgtatgatttatttcttttttatttttaaatgcgccttgagcactctggagtggtatgtgcgcttaaaaaatcttattattattatattaattcatGGCATGGATGGACCGCAATTTATGGATCATATAATAATCTGGTTATCGTTAGTAATTTTATTGTGTCACGACACCTAGTTAACACTGAGTTAGCATACGTCGTCTTATCATTATACCACATGGTTATAAGTAATTCACTATGAAATTGggagtgccctgacggatgatagtTATTAAAGTCCGTCCGTCAGGTGTCGATTCACGATCTacgtgtataataataataatccatcataataatttattttaatttatattacttttatttatctAATAAGTTGCCCCATAAAAAATTACCATAATATCAACAATACATCCGTCAATAATGTCATCAATAGTAATAGATCCGTTGTTTATTGCCTTCGAGCAAACTTCATAAGTAGTCGAGTTCGACAAAGTTTCTGTGCAAAGTTTCCTTACGTATTCTTCAGTCAATCCACTAGGAGTAGGAAATGTCGGGACCTAAATCGTTAAAAACAAAACTGATAATCATAAAACCATAATTGATTCAACGTTTCGTTATCAAAGATCcattcaatcaaataaataataattcggtGAAAGCTGGGACAACAATCAAATGTTTGGATTGTTGTCTCGGGTAAAAGAAAAACTATGTGTACCATTTGCactaataaacattcattatttgtaaaatgtttctaGAATATACTAGAATATACATAGTATAAGTATAATTTGGTAGTGgtcttacagaacatgcctattgaatTTTGTTAATCAGTTTattgataaaacaaataaaaaaggaaaaatcTGTATTCTCAGTGATACATACTGATGAATAAAGATCTCATTATACAATAGTCTCGCGTCAATGCCTGCACAAAATCCATCTAAGTTTTCAACATTTTATAGTATACACTTGTGTAAGAATGGAAGAAAGATATTGTAAATCAGTTTTGGTTTCGTTCTTTATGAATACATTTTCATATAAGGCCCTTTTCTCAAATGCAATATTCATTTTTACAGGTAAATGATCGGTCGATACCAAAACTAAAAGCCTACCTGTGGCACAAAATTAGGATCACCGTTGAATGGAGTGAATTCGTAATTTCCTGCTACATCATCAAGATCTATATCCTCTACTTCTCTCTTTTTTCTTCCTACATCGTTGTCCTCATCATTTTTAGTACCACATTCTAGATTATTGTCTTTGGCGTCAAGTCCATTGCAGTAACCACAATCAAAACCATTCTCTCCACATGTACAGTAACTTTCTATTGGATATGAAGTGTCAGTGTACAGCTTGCCTAGGAATATATTTTCTTCGTCACTAACtctaagaaaaataaataccatTATTAATAGACCTACTCAGTTGCATAAACATGATTCATTATTCTCAATAGTACCGGTACCATGAATTGTAAAATTACGCTTCTAAAATCTTAATTCTTTTTTACATTCTTTCTTGGAGatccaagaaacatttattatatatggcctttggcccaaataatatacaatgtaatacaatattaaataaatatcagttgagtgcgtttaaaaattctgttctacgtttaaatgaaaaaaataaatattttccaagtttaacaataaGATCAGTATTTGTGGCagacataagataaatatattttaatttagttgggttgtttgtataaaaggaaaacatatatttagttctaatatctgaataaaatggacaaactaaagtgaaatgatattcatcttcaattgattgtaaagcacataatttgcataatctttcatttctatttatacaattccatcttcctttttcaatttctaattCTAAAATTCCTAGTCGTATCTTAGTCATAATTTGTCtatgtttgtaatttgttacttttgttAGATATTCTTCAATCCCAAACTTATATTTAACGTGCTTGTAATATTGGAGCTTAGAGTGTAGCCTAGTATCTTCGTAGAATTTCTGTCGTTCAATGTCTGTAagcctttgtttaaaatttgaaataaaagtatatatattattaacctgTTGTGAGTACCATATGTTACCAAATCCATTTATGCATAGTATTTGTTTTACGTCATTGGCCCAACATTGCTCATTTCTTTGAGCTTTTCTATATTGAAAATcataacattgtttaataaatttgtcattATCCATTTG contains:
- the LOC140040580 gene encoding von Willebrand factor D and EGF domain-containing protein-like; its protein translation is MAHESFEDTNFSVHSKCLCWKAFGTSSEWNENCRATEGEPCDTPLVLTDWHRSKLYDTGSEIIISDDFIQDGWYKIRNEGDRLDIRMPTSSPGLFKCGTLYPVWIDDTPGTSMAYCTDSLLPCANNLTSTGFPPCDDVFPTFNDEPIVTFKAEDRGVSALCNINHEESLDMIDFFVRWYINDEKVYEQINQHRISDEYDVGTTGCSGGGQPHQCILNNKLGSYIQCEVSLRFKYQDAFSPPVRSTTFYAGLMIEPNNTVEFVIGVNEVIEFKVSSTIPIVGGSSYHIFCQRNGYCPEVNVVIKAETNGEGATVRASCHKKITNDFPATFSISGTKDIVINYLNRANYIKFEGDVTTFNMVSNIWKSGTTNFPTFKIIAKGVEPKRCVATGDPHYTTFDGWYYHLYGIGDFIFYEHNSLPIKVQTRLKECGRRPVSCTCGVAVQVGHTHLIVDRCTDHDNTFTIFKATHDGVVKEIRTPANRKVTIADILKDGERTPGTSLVYTDKHYKVFLPTGSIIKISLWRNYLNVYLTGSWDDFDNVKGLCGNFDNEKTNDGHYGPDPDYECGNTECEPPITNTDGVSSTFYNSWKVSDEENIFLGKLYTDTSYPIESYCTCGENGFDCGYCNGLDAKDNNLECGTKNDEDNDVGRKKREVEDIDLDDVAGNYEFTPFNGDPNFVPQVPTFPTPSGLTEEYVRKLCTETLSNSTTYEVCSKAINNGSITIDDIIDGCIVDIMVTDDEYIAKETVTDLQDKCQLELTTNPQYWEVSENGTFAPSVELLGQLCVNDCNNKGECINGTCECIEGFGGSDCSISLAEPPLVFAVLGDGLCDVRSRPCRSAKVYGDNFDERGNITCHIQNINVSDIGVTLLQETSIVSGIFRTDQEVKCPLPEPAVQPDSQGEGVVASGYLISISNDGELKSEEMAILIVYDSVCQVCNASEGDCHLKNNSCIINGHCYSALDVNTENCCEQCSPDESVENWSTRKDDAAPIIYTSNPYPAIHQEPIRFTFDIWDPEGCTVIYSTMSGAENATLSEAGDFNWIPIASTPNHQSVFNISMQDNCRFSSTVNFVIDVCKCENGEVCSFVNGSDVYECAIPEHLVVTTAEEVTHSTSTTRITDVLATDTEHPANAGNTSSGSTYKYSESSLPKSNTPDSTTTVDQSAFTFKTTLSEIDSYMSVSEKVNIHTTHESTRRKTSVPSNLQTSTDYQKVTTEHASSNSDIKLGVTGHTTVPKKEISTLTDYISVLQEDINSKYQDTNKPREVTDSVTEIEAKTTTVSIDSHEDAVSLVLKGQRKKWIGAKEIFRSSVSKAVNAYCFLNAALCCVWTDVTKNDALNGNITTSNNVRLIEDTGDNQINIVLSVQYKDYFETCSQSNIDRRKRDTNQQELVTHFASNNVDSNVVKSSIEQEKGSIETAIEMEITDVSLYSEKDEESTPDDDKHSYTVFIVIGVCSFAVIFIFVVLGVYKWHHRSDQFQNTKNTVSISSSPSPTNVSSDDDESKTLSTGSFGDLFIASSLAGSRTGTPISTNEVVP